The following DNA comes from Anopheles coustani chromosome 2, idAnoCousDA_361_x.2, whole genome shotgun sequence.
GACTCGAGCAATGTTTCTTCGCAATGATACGTTCAGTTGTTTGTAGAACCTTCAACGGACTCCACGGAAAATTCTGCAGTGAAGTTTGTGAAACATGTTGTTAAAAAGAGCGCTGTTGTGTGTGATTCTGTGCAATTTGATGTATTTAGGATGGACAGCAGAAGGAGAAGCTACAGCCGACATGCCAACGGTAATGGGAGCGATCGTTCGGGCTATGATCGATtttcggaaggaaatattgGACAATCTTCAACTATCGCTCGAGTACCATACGGAGCAGCTGGAGGAAATCAAAGTTCATGTGGAATataagatggaagaacaagaaaaccGAATGAAGAATGAAATCAACGAAATTAGAAAAACACTTCGCGAGATTAGCAGCGTGTTGGTTCCTAGTTCATGTGACCGGATGAAATCTAAGTCTACAGGAATTTTCTACATTAGCCCTTATGGCAACATTGACCAGACATTCTTGGTCTTTTGTAACTTCGACAACAACTTTAACCTGGGCGGTGGCTGGACGGTATTCCAGCGACGGATTGATGGGTCCGTCGATTTTTTCCGCAACTGGACGATGTACAAGTACGGATTCGGAGATGTAAATGGAGAGCATTGGCTGGGTTTGGAGAAGCTTCATATTATGACGAGATCGGGAAGACACGAGCTGTTGGTGCTGTTGGAAGATTGCGAAGGAAACTCAGCCTATGTGCTGTATGATGAATTCAAGATTGCGAGCGAGGTGGAAAAGTACAAGCTCACCGTGGGAAATTATTCGGGAACCGCTGGTGACTCACTGGTTCTCCAAAAAGGAATGAATTTCTCTACATTTGATCAAGATAATGATGTACATGAAGGCAATAATTGTGCGAAAGCATATGGAGGGGGCTGGTGGTACAGAGATTGCTTTCGCTGGTTCGTATTGCAAGAGTTAAATTTAATCACGGTTTATGTGTCGCACCTCTTTAGCACCCTTTTTTCTATTGCAGTAATTTGaacggaaaatattttaaatgtcaTCAGAACCACTCGAATGCACATGGTATTGTATGGGTAGATTATCGAGGATGGAGTTACTCGTTGAAATCAACCACTATGATGTTCCGAAGCCGTACTTTTGTTTAGTTCTCGAAAGACGTTTGCATTTATTGTATGTATGGAAAAAAGATAATTGTAGGATTTATATGTACATGCGTTCGATCAAATTGCTTTCGTGCAACAATATTATTCATCGTATTGGAGTAACTGAGTAATAAAAACTCGAGCTATAGgtcaaacaatattgaataatttggatttatttcattgtttCGCAAAGTGTTGGTTAACCATGGATATATTTCAGCCGTTCACTTTACAAATACATTTGATGTATTCatctaaaaatatttattgaagTGTATTCTGCCACTACCTGGAGGAGCACAGATAAATATTAAATCTTACATAATCTTTGCATAATCAACcagcttatttttattacttatCAGAATGGCTATCCTGATCTTCACGCAGAATAGCTCGCAACGTGTTCGTTAATGTTACTCTCTATTCAGCAGTAAACGAGAACGGTGTAGATAAACGATAAGGCAACCTTGGGTGATGCATTTGAGAAACGACTGGCAATACTTTCCATGACCAACAATTACTTCTTTAAGCCCTCAggtaaaacattcaaaaactttatTAATCTACAATGGAATCTGACGACTGGGTAACTACGTAAACCACGGTATTTTTGAACAGAAATGACGCCAATGGAAATCCAGTTTGATTATGATCAAGTAATTAACCCATTTTAGGTTAATAAAAACTagtatgttttgaaaacaaaagtatGATTCAAACGTCATGAAAAAtaacaacgaaacaaaatgtaaaaacatCTATATGTAACGAAGTTTTTGTGAGAACTGCTCAAAACCTTTAGCTAAGTTAACTCATTCTAGGATGATTATCAATGGAATGTTTTTGTGAACGTTGAAGTAAATGACCGCACCAAATGGCACGATCGTTTATGACTCGAGCAATGTTTCTTCGCAATGATACGTTCAGTTGTTTGTAGAACCTTCAACGGACTCCACGGAAAATTTTGGAGTGAAGTTTGTGAAACATGTTGTTAAAAAGAGCGCTGTTGTGTGTTATTGTGTGCAATTTAGTGCGTTTAGGATGGACAGCAGAAGGAGAAGCTACAGCCGACATGCCAACGGTAATGGGAGCGATCGTTCGGGCTATGATCGATTTTCGCAAAGAAATATTGGACAATCTTCAACTGTCGCTCGAGTATCACACGGAGCAGCTGGAGGAAATCAAAGTTCATGTTGAACACAAGATGGCAGCAcaagaaaaacgaatgaaaatcgAGAGTGAGTCAaagtttaaacaacttctaaaggAGATAAATATCTCATTggatcaacaaaaaagtagttTATCCTTTCAAATGCAAGACCTGCAAAATCAAAGCGCCGCAAACATTAAAATGCTCCTGGAAGTGAAATATGAAAGTGAATCAAAATTCAAGGATCTCCGAGACTCGAACAAAATGTTCCGAGAGGAGATGAAACCactgtttgataaaaataacgcACAAATCCAGGAAATTAGAAAAACACTGAACGCGGTGAATAGCATGTCACATTTTGGCGGTGGCTGGACGATGTTCCAGCGACGGATTGATAGGTCCGTCGATTTTCACCGCAACTGGACGATGTACAAGCACGGATTCGGAAACATTAACGGAGAGCATTGGCTGGGTTTGGAGAAGCTTCATATCATGACGAGTTCAGGAAGACACGAGCTGTTGGTGCTGTTGGAAGATTTCGAAGGAAACTCAGCCTATGCGCTTTATGATGAATTCAAGATTGCGAGTGAGGAGGAAAAGTACAAGCTCACCGTGGGAAAGTATTCAGGAACCGCTGGAGACTCGTTGACATACCATAATGGAATGAAGTTCTCTACATTCGACAAAGATAATGATGGATATGGAAGcactcattgtgcggaagcatatGAAGGAGGCTGGTGGTACAGAAAGTGCTTTCGCTGGTTCGTATTTCATGAGTTAAATTTAGTCACGGTTTAAGTGTCACACCTCTTTAACAGCCTTTTTTCTAT
Coding sequences within:
- the LOC131265144 gene encoding ficolin-1-like; this encodes MPTVMGAIVRAMIDFRKEILDNLQLSLEYHTEQLEEIKVHVEHKMAAQEKRMKIESESKFKQLLKEINISLDQQKSSLSFQMQDLQNQSAANIKMLLEVKYESESKFKDLRDSNKMFREEMKPLFDKNNAQIQEIRKTLNAVNSMSHFGGGWTMFQRRIDRSVDFHRNWTMYKHGFGNINGEHWLGLEKLHIMTSSGRHELLVLLEDFEGNSAYALYDEFKIASEEEKYKLTVGKYSGTAGDSLTYHNGMKFSTFDKDNDGYGSTHCAEAYEGGWWYRKCFRWFVFHELNLVTV